In the genome of Abyssalbus ytuae, the window ACGTTTAACAGGTCTTTTTTTAAATTGTGCGACTCGTGAAACATATTTTCTATATGAGGCATAAAGGTATAAGAATTTAGCAGCCCGGTAAAAAACCTTACCTCATCTACTACAAATTCTAATTCTGAAAGCATTACTTTTGAATCATAATGTAATTCTTCAATCCTTTTTTCCAATTCCTTTTTTTCAAGTAAATCCACCCCTTTCATCTTCAAAAAATTTTAATTAACAGAAACATTAAAAAAGTTAATAATAAAACCACAAACCACACATGATTTTTATCATAATTAACAATAAAATTACAAATTAACTAACTCATTTTCAAATAGTTTAGGGATGAAAACATTCCATTTGAAGATATCTTCCAACTTTACTTTTAAAATATTACTGCTTTTTTCTTCCCCATGTATTAAAAATACTTTAGAAGGTTTCTCTTTTATTTCTGTTAACCAATCCAGTATTTCACTTTGACCGGCATGGGCAGACATTGTTTGTATATGCTCAATACGTGCTTTTACTTCTCGGTATTTACCAAAGAATTTTATCTCTTTAGCTCCTTCCTGCAAATCCCTTCCCCTGGTTCCCTGGGCCTGGAATCCTACTAACAGTACTATATTTTCTTCATTATCTATATATTGATCCAAATAGGTTAAAACCCGGCCACCGGTAACCATTCCGCTACCGGCTATTATTATTTTAGAGCGGTTATCATCAATGATTTCCCAGGTTTCTTTATAGGACTGAACCAGGGTAATATGTTTTAAAACAGCATTATAGTCCTGGGGTGTAAGTTTGTGCCAGTCTGAATAATTTCTAAATACCTGCAGTACATTGGTTCCCATAGGGCTATCTACTATTACCGGAATATTGGGGATTTTGTTCTTCCTGTACATTTTCCATAGCAAATAGATTAAATTTTGTGTTCTTTCAATGGCAAAACTGGGTATTATAAGATTTCCTCTTTTGTGGAGTACCTCGTTAACCAGGGATGATATAATTTCTTCTACATCCTCATCAGGGTGATCTTTATCTCCATAGGTGCTTTCTAAAAATAAATAATCTGCTTTTTGGGGTTTTTGAGGGGGATAAAGTAACAAATCATTTTTCCTGCCTATATCGCCCGAAAACACAAATCTTTTGCCAAAAATTTCAATTTCTATAAACACAGATCCTATAATATGGCCGTTGTATTTAAACCTGTACATTATATTTTCGGACAGGTATTTCCATTTACCTGTTTCTACCCCTGTAAAAAACTGTAGTGTTTTACTAACATCTTTTCCGGTATATAATGGTAAAGCAGGGTCATGTTTAGAATATCCTTCACGGTTTGCTTTTTCGGCTTCTTCTTCGTGTATTTTTGCGCTGTCTTGCAAAACAATGGTGGCAATATCTAAAGTGGGATATGTTGCAATAATTTTTCCATGAAAACCCTGCATAATTAACCTGGGTAAATACCCCACATGA includes:
- a CDS encoding MBL fold metallo-hydrolase RNA specificity domain-containing protein translates to MAHSVNIHFLGAAGEVTGSKFLIETNEKNILIDCGMFQGIKALRELNWKNLPVDVAHIDVVLLTHGHLDHVGYLPRLIMQGFHGKIIATYPTLDIATIVLQDSAKIHEEEAEKANREGYSKHDPALPLYTGKDVSKTLQFFTGVETGKWKYLSENIMYRFKYNGHIIGSVFIEIEIFGKRFVFSGDIGRKNDLLLYPPQKPQKADYLFLESTYGDKDHPDEDVEEIISSLVNEVLHKRGNLIIPSFAIERTQNLIYLLWKMYRKNKIPNIPVIVDSPMGTNVLQVFRNYSDWHKLTPQDYNAVLKHITLVQSYKETWEIIDDNRSKIIIAGSGMVTGGRVLTYLDQYIDNEENIVLLVGFQAQGTRGRDLQEGAKEIKFFGKYREVKARIEHIQTMSAHAGQSEILDWLTEIKEKPSKVFLIHGEEKSSNILKVKLEDIFKWNVFIPKLFENELVNL